Proteins encoded together in one Quercus lobata isolate SW786 chromosome 3, ValleyOak3.0 Primary Assembly, whole genome shotgun sequence window:
- the LOC115979946 gene encoding uncharacterized protein LOC115979946 — protein sequence MTAEDDVWEAYIKDHPDAVTYRDEILGDYCDLCLIYGNESQHSRSSYFDVKMEINSNTLGMGIDDIIGEALSPATEFEIFHQKRKRKSAPLSTSACIQKVRRTIKKETQEAVEGKPCVVKTYLGTEEDKDYSSIECIVAALQTVPDMDDEIFLEACELLEDERKAKMFVAMDVTARRKWLLKKIRR from the exons ATGACAGCTGAGGATGATGTTTGGGAAGCTTATATCAAG GATCATCCAGATGCAGTTACATACAGAGATGAGATATTGGGTGATTATTGTGATTTGTGCTTGATTTATGGTAATGAAAGTCAGCATAGTAGATCAAGTTATTTCGACGTAAAAATGGAGATCAACTCCAACACCTTGGGGATGGGGATTGACGATATAATTGGAGAGGCACTATCTCCAGCTACTGAGTTTGAAATATTTCATCAGAAAAGAAAGCGAAAATCTGCTCCTTTGTCAACCTCAGCATGTATCCAAAAGGTTAGGAGAACCATCAAGAAAGAGACACAAGAGGCAGTTGAGGGGAAGCCATGTGTAGTAAAAACATATTTGGGTACTGAGGAAGACAAAGACTACAGCTCAATAGAATGTATAGTTGCAGCACTTCAAACCGTTCCTGACATGGATGATGAGATCTTCTTGGAGGCTTGTGAACTTTTAGAAGATGAGAGAAAGGCCAAGATGTTTGTGGCCATGGATGTTACAGCACGGAGGAAGTGGTTATTGAAAAAGATTCGACGGTAG